AAAGTGCTACTTATTTCAATTACCCTTATATATAGGTAGTTGATAAAAGAGTCAATGATGCCCAAGTGAGAACCTCCTCGATCCGAATGTGTGATAAGGAGGTGATTCGAACATGATTGCCTTTCCATTTTTTTCACATTAGTCGTTgtctcaattttcattttattttaattttaaaaactctaTATTAGTatttttggagaaaatataaacattttagaaaaaaaaaaaaaaagaacttttcaaaatccaaaaattacCTAAAATGAACCCAACTTATATGtaaacataaatcaatttagGCTCTATTTGAAATTACTTTTGCAATTGTAAAAagtaattttggaaaaatcttAACCGCCTCCACTATTTGGTAAatcaaataatgaattaatCTAGGAtaatcacttttaaaaatatgttaaaaacCTGCTCATTTCTTAACCATTTAAATAAGGGTCTTATAATAATATTCTTTCatgttaatatatttttcacatgtattttcaattttttataataattataacaaaattaattaaaattaaaattatatcaaattttaaaaaatatatactatagtaaattataaattaattacgaaactaattaaaataagaaatgtACTTTGATTCACATCATTGATGTTATCTaacattctaattaattttttaaatttgaaattaaaatctatcaaatactattttactttttttattcaaaagtaaaattaacaacaaatatttaaaaagctATCGTAACCTGAACCGGAGTAATAAGTTGGTTTTACAAAATACGGAAACGGTTCAATGAATCCTAATAAGGCAAGAAACGAGTTCACAGACACATCGAAAGAGCTCCAAAAACCCCTTAAGATCATGATCCGTTGAAGAAGGATGCAGAAGCCGAACCCTATAACGCTTGAAATTTTCCACCATCCGATCTCGATCGGCACGATTCTCTCTGATTGCCGGAACTGCCATGAAAGCTCTGCTCCAAGCTTCTAGCCGAGGAAATGAACCGGATTCCATCAATTTCTCGCCGATTACTTCTTCAAACACTCCCAACCACTCTACAAATTCTCCTAATGCTAAGTCCACCATCCCGATCTTCTCTCCGCCGAAGAATTTCTCCTCGCCGATCCCATCCTCTTCTAAGATTTGCAGCATTTCCAAGCTTTCCTGCTTCGCCTTTATCTGTTCATTCCCGCCAGAACAGAACATTCTAGACACGACCGCCCGCTGAATTCAATACTCCGATCattataaatgtattttttttcactttcttctaaattatttgattaattctAACAAAATTAATGCATAagctttttaaattcattcattGAAGTATAAATTGAAGCTGAACTCGATCAATGCACAAATTCGATCATAGAATAGATCTCTCGAAACATATACATTTTATACCGTAGATATGTTTTTATaagaatttgatataaacaatctaaattattaattattaaactttaaaatgtttataataGATAGAAGAGtgttaaattttgtttaatatgCTCTTGAATGtcaataaaacattaaattttttatttaaggtctaaaaatgatttaatatctaataaatCATTCTAtctatttatcattaaaaatttataaatttcatgagcataactcaattgTCATAATACTCACTCGTGATTTGCCAtggaaattattataaataacagATTGACACATAAAGAATTCTATTAGCATCTTAGATTATAAAACTCTGCCATATTTGAAAACACACacattcattatttaattttagaaaaaggtCAAATATGCTAGAGAAGTTTAGGAACATATTATTGCTCACAGAATTCAAAgatgtaaattaaagaaaaatattgaataaaaaattgggataatttaaagaaaaaaagtgcCAATAATCACTCCGGTCAACCTATAAAAAGTTGTAAAATTTAGGGCAAATGATGCAACTACCTTATCATCAATGAATCGAATCCAAGATCGAGCAGTAGCTTTGTCGAGGCGATCGACAGGGAGTAGGGGGTTTTGAGGCCACGTCTCATCGATATATTCGAGAATAACAGAGGAGTCGGCGATCCATTTTCCCCCATCAACGATCATGGAGACCTTCTGGTGAAGGAGGAAAGGAGTTTTTTCGGTGAGATCTTTTTCTACATATTCGTAGGGTATGTTCTTGAGGGACAGAGCCCAAATGACTCTGCAGGTGGAAAGATCTAACCTATTTTCATGGCGCTTCACTTCATCCATTGTCAATGGAGGCTTtggccctttttttttttctttttaaattattattattatcattatgattattatatatttgttgGTTTGGCTTTCTTCTCTTGTAagtttttgaaagttcaatgaAAGTGTCCGtttgatttttataaattgtGAAGATTTTCACTCTTCtccattttcttcctttttattgAGTTGTGTCTAATTTTTTGACTATGGAACCAttattaatgattttatttaattgctATTTCTTCTTGTTATGAAAGAAGTTTCTTTCTCACTCACTTCCTTGCATTTTTAAGGAAGTATTGTCCATGGATTAATGAAGATAGTACATTTTTAGTTGAAACATGTGGTTGTAGTAGTAAATGCTAACTCGAGTTAGACTCTAACCATATTTTTAAGACAATTTTCAACTCAAGTTAAATTCTGACTATTTTATATTCAAGTTAATTTTTAAGatactaatttttattttggagtgtgttgtttaaaataaattctCATTATGTTTTCTAACAAAAATGTTGTTAAACTCTGactaaaaagggaaaaaatagtTTATCAAATAATAGAGTACGTGGTATACTTTTTTTCTCCTGGAAGCCTTTGAATTtagttctttatttttttaagtcttttagtcatagtatttttaattataatattattttgaaaaaaaacggAATTACGTTACGTGAAAAAAggaaagtaaaacaaaaaaaacaaaaccaaacttAAAAATTTGGTTGAGAAATTACAAActaatttttcttaattgaGTCTAGTTCCGGTTTTACCATAGATGACCAGTTTTAACCTTCAGTGACAGAAAAGACATAAGAACAATACTTAGAGCATTGtaagataaatttattttatgtgtCTCAGCCACACAAAAATTGAGagcatttaaaacaaataataagaaaaatatcttcatTTTTCATACCTTGCATGTTTGGTTGAAGTTTGAATTTTTTCCGTTTCGGTTTTCACATTTTTGGTTTTTCAGATCATCTACGGTTTAGGATTTGAGTAGGATTAGTCATTAAGGTGGAAAATCAAACCGTGCTCAGTAATCGACCTTTGAGTCACATGTAATGAGGAATGGACAATATGTAGCATGTGCGTGTATCATATATTGAGTATTGAGTATCGAGTATTGTGTAGCATGCATCGAAGAGTGAGTATTTAACAAAATACTTATTTGTTGgtgttttttgttattttatgcaGTATGGCTAGACAATTCAAGATTCCTCCCTAGGATTATTTTCTAAGCCAAGCAACCAGCCTATCCTCTTACATTGAGATGGCTACTAAGATAGTGAAAGAGAAGCTTACGCTCACTCAGCTTCCCCTCTTCAAAAAGACAGTATTTGGACAATTTGTAGATATGGACATTATCTCCAATGTCCATTGGTGTAATACACCCTCCATAGAGTCACATGACCCCATCCCTCCACCCTCCATGGAGTCCTGTGACTCTGTCTCTCTACACTCCACCGAGTCTTGTGACCCCGTCCCTCCACCCTCTCATGACCCCATTCCTCCACCCTCCATCGAGCCCATTCCTCCATCCTCCACTAGCTCCCGTGAGTCGATCCCTCCACTCTCTACCGAGCCCATTCCTCCATCCTCCACTGACTTCCATGAGtccattcactacaagaaataaagGATATGATAGCTAATGAAAAAAGctataaaagaccttttatagtCTTTTACGAAAGTTTTGACAACCCATATTATTAAGTGTTTGGGACTTTTTATAGCGTTTTTATAGAGCTATATTGGATGCTATTATAAAGTATGAAGATATAGCTTATGTGTGATGctataaaaatatttgatagTGTTTTTTATTAAAGCTATAATATGTTTGTATAGCTAAAATAATGTATTATCTTTAGCATATAATAACCTTTTTCCAACGCTATAATATAGTATTTATAGCTATAATTGTATGCTATAGTAATgtcatttaattttttccaattattattattattataataacttTTTAATAGCGTTTCATTCTTGCTATAGAAATCTTTGTATAGCTTTAACTCCTAGTCATAAAAGAGGtaacttttttttcaaaaataattctttaattaattagatttgaTAAATTGTAGCTCAAGTACTCAATTTTAGTGAAAATATATGcacataatatatttcataacATAGTAAATACTAATACTTCCATTCATAACTAttaacattataaaataaaatattcaataatttCCTAGAATAAAGTTGTGTCGAAATGATACAAGGTAGATAAAGTATTTAGTGACCACACCAACAACATAAGTTAGCCCTCAAAATACAAGGTGTTCAAAATTCACCAAATGTTCAAAAATCGTAGTTAAGCTATCATCGTTGGTTCTTTTTTCCTCTGGTAAGGCATCATGTCATTCACCtacataaatttataaaatctatATCAATATGCGATTTTGTATACACCAACAATAgtgaatattaaataaatatagtaaatcTTTTAATAAATGTAGATAAATAAGCATAGAAAATAACATACCAATAATCACTTTATCAGATGGCCATGCAACTGTACTGCCCAAAGCTTCTTCAATACAC
The nucleotide sequence above comes from Benincasa hispida cultivar B227 chromosome 3, ASM972705v1, whole genome shotgun sequence. Encoded proteins:
- the LOC120072506 gene encoding probable glutathione S-transferase; translation: MDEVKRHENRLDLSTCRVIWALSLKNIPYEYVEKDLTEKTPFLLHQKVSMIVDGGKWIADSSVILEYIDETWPQNPLLPVDRLDKATARSWIRFIDDKRAVVSRMFCSGGNEQIKAKQESLEMLQILEEDGIGEEKFFGGEKIGMVDLALGEFVEWLGVFEEVIGEKLMESGSFPRLEAWSRAFMAVPAIRENRADRDRMVENFKRYRVRLLHPSSTDHDLKGFLELFRCVCELVSCLIRIH